In the Streptomyces sp. BHT-5-2 genome, one interval contains:
- the pcp gene encoding pyroglutamyl-peptidase I: MTSGTAPTRVLFTGFEPFDGEATNPSWGAVRSAAAAPLDGLALHTVELPCAYGASMTALRAAIDETSPDIVVCVGQAGGRPDITVERVAVNVDDARIPDSAGAEPVDEPIVPGGPAAYFATLPIKACVAAVRAAGLPASVSNTAGTFVCNHVFYGLAHLIATELPHVRGGFVHVPYAPEQVTDRAQPSLPVDAVATALRAIAATAARTRTDLRVAEGATH; encoded by the coding sequence ATGACCTCCGGCACCGCACCCACCCGCGTCCTGTTCACCGGATTCGAGCCGTTCGACGGCGAGGCCACCAACCCGTCCTGGGGCGCGGTGCGCTCCGCGGCGGCCGCACCGCTCGACGGGCTGGCCCTGCACACCGTCGAACTCCCCTGCGCCTACGGCGCCTCCATGACCGCCCTGCGTGCCGCGATCGACGAGACGTCTCCCGACATCGTGGTATGTGTCGGACAGGCGGGCGGACGCCCGGACATCACCGTCGAACGGGTCGCCGTCAACGTGGACGACGCCCGCATCCCCGACTCCGCGGGCGCCGAACCCGTCGACGAGCCCATCGTGCCGGGCGGGCCCGCCGCCTACTTCGCCACCCTCCCGATCAAGGCGTGCGTGGCCGCCGTCCGCGCCGCGGGACTGCCGGCCTCGGTCTCCAACACCGCCGGCACCTTCGTCTGCAACCACGTCTTCTACGGGCTCGCCCACCTCATCGCCACCGAACTGCCCCATGTGCGCGGCGGGTTCGTGCACGTCCCCTACGCGCCCGAGCAGGTCACCGACCGCGCGCAGCCGTCACTGCCGGTCGACGCGGTCGCCACCGCGCTGCGCGCGATCGCCGCCACCGCCGCCCGCACCCGCACCGACCTGCGGGTCGCCGAGGGGGCCACGCACTGA
- a CDS encoding DUF979 domain-containing protein, whose product MIKAEWFYWLVGLSFLVMAAQMVTDRSNPKRLGTGAFWGLIGAGFIYSSWVVTKQAPAEPLGVAVLVMAALAGFGRTGRGTPRTTTPEERTASAARLGNRLFVPALTIPVVAMACAIGVKHLSIGGRPVLQEGSETILGLGVGAIAALVVGMVMLREKRISVPVRSGRTMLEAMGWAMLLPQMLATLGAIFQVSGVGGQVGELATALLPKDSLYAAVVVYCVGMFAFTLIMGNAFAAFPVMTAAVGWPVLIGHFHGHPAAVLALGMLAGFCGTLVTPMAANYNIVPAALLELKDQYGPIKAQLPTAGILLGCNTVIMALFAF is encoded by the coding sequence ATGATCAAGGCAGAGTGGTTCTACTGGCTCGTCGGCCTCAGCTTCCTGGTGATGGCCGCCCAGATGGTCACCGACCGCAGCAACCCCAAGCGGCTGGGCACCGGCGCCTTCTGGGGCCTGATCGGCGCCGGGTTCATCTACAGCAGCTGGGTCGTCACCAAGCAGGCGCCGGCCGAACCGCTGGGCGTCGCGGTGCTCGTGATGGCCGCGCTCGCCGGCTTCGGCCGCACCGGGCGCGGCACTCCGCGCACCACCACCCCCGAGGAGCGCACCGCCAGTGCCGCCCGCCTCGGCAACCGGCTCTTCGTGCCGGCCCTGACCATCCCGGTCGTCGCGATGGCCTGCGCCATCGGCGTCAAACACCTCTCCATCGGAGGCCGACCGGTCCTCCAGGAGGGCAGCGAGACCATCCTGGGCCTCGGCGTCGGCGCGATCGCCGCGCTCGTCGTCGGCATGGTGATGCTGCGCGAGAAGCGGATCTCGGTGCCGGTGCGGTCCGGCCGCACCATGCTGGAGGCGATGGGCTGGGCGATGCTGCTGCCGCAGATGCTGGCCACCCTCGGCGCCATCTTCCAGGTCTCCGGCGTCGGCGGCCAGGTCGGCGAACTCGCCACCGCCCTGCTCCCGAAGGACTCGCTCTACGCCGCGGTCGTCGTCTACTGCGTGGGCATGTTCGCCTTCACGCTCATCATGGGCAACGCCTTCGCCGCCTTCCCCGTGATGACCGCGGCCGTCGGCTGGCCCGTCCTGATCGGCCACTTCCACGGCCACCCGGCCGCCGTCCTGGCCCTCGGCATGCTCGCCGGCTTCTGCGGGACGCTGGTGACCCCGATGGCCGCCAACTACAACATCGTCCCGGCGGCGCTGCTGGAACTGAAGGACCAGTACGGGCCCATCAAGGCGCAACTGCCGACCGCGGGCATCCTGCTGGGCTGCAACACCGTGATCATGGCGCTGTTCGCGTTCTGA
- a CDS encoding DUF969 domain-containing protein, whose amino-acid sequence MIVLLGVLVVVIGFATKRNALLVVAVAGILTGLLGGLSPAKVLAAFGDGFAGSRAVTVFAITLPVIGLLERYGLQEQARTLIARFGRLTTGRFLALYLGLRQIGAAVGLTNVFGHAQTVRPLAVPMAEGAAERRQGPLPERTRERIRSFAASADNVGLFFGEDVFLAVGSILLITGFVNTTYGTHLEPLQLALWAIPTALCAFVVHGWRLLRLDRHLERELLAAHARSSTAAEATR is encoded by the coding sequence ATGATCGTCCTCCTCGGTGTGCTCGTGGTCGTGATCGGCTTCGCCACGAAACGCAATGCCCTGCTGGTCGTCGCGGTGGCCGGGATCCTCACCGGACTCCTCGGCGGGCTCTCGCCGGCGAAGGTGCTGGCCGCCTTCGGCGACGGCTTCGCCGGCAGCCGGGCGGTGACCGTCTTCGCGATCACCCTCCCGGTCATCGGCCTCCTGGAGCGCTACGGCCTCCAGGAGCAGGCCCGCACCCTGATCGCCCGGTTCGGCCGGCTCACCACCGGGCGCTTCCTCGCGCTCTACCTGGGCCTGCGGCAGATCGGCGCCGCCGTCGGGCTGACCAACGTCTTCGGGCACGCCCAGACCGTCCGCCCGCTCGCCGTCCCCATGGCGGAGGGCGCCGCCGAGCGCCGCCAGGGTCCGCTCCCCGAGCGGACCCGGGAGCGGATCCGCTCGTTCGCGGCCAGTGCGGACAACGTCGGCCTCTTCTTCGGGGAGGACGTCTTCCTCGCCGTCGGCTCGATCCTGCTGATCACCGGCTTCGTCAACACCACCTACGGGACCCACCTCGAACCGCTCCAGCTGGCCCTGTGGGCGATCCCCACCGCGCTGTGCGCCTTCGTCGTCCACGGCTGGCGGCTGCTGCGCCTGGACCGCCACCTGGAGCGCGAACTGCTCGCCGCCCACGCCCGATCCAGCACCGCAGCGGAGGCCACCCGATGA
- a CDS encoding GntR family transcriptional regulator, producing MAGGVARNDQRRPAEAAGPERDRALPGRAGTAERVADILRERITEGRFPPGARLSEESIGGALGVSRNTLRESFRLLTHERLLEHRLNRGVFVRMVTVEDLDDIFRVRMLVECAAVRGLGRGPYDAATAPLVAAIEEAVRAGEAAAAERAWPELSTANLRFHQAVVALAGSPRTDELMRGVLAELRLVFHVMDDPRRFYAPYLVRNRQIAETLLAGDAAEAELLLRAYLEDSRAQLSAAYAQRIAGS from the coding sequence ATGGCCGGCGGAGTGGCGAGGAACGATCAGCGGCGGCCCGCCGAGGCCGCGGGACCGGAACGGGACCGCGCCCTGCCCGGCCGCGCCGGCACGGCCGAACGGGTCGCCGACATCCTGCGGGAGCGGATCACCGAGGGCCGCTTCCCGCCCGGCGCCCGGCTGTCGGAGGAGAGCATCGGCGGTGCGCTGGGCGTCTCGCGCAACACCCTGCGCGAGTCGTTCCGGCTGCTCACCCACGAGCGGCTGCTGGAACACCGGCTCAACCGCGGGGTGTTCGTGCGGATGGTGACCGTCGAGGACCTCGACGACATCTTCCGGGTGCGGATGCTGGTGGAGTGCGCGGCGGTGCGTGGACTGGGCCGGGGCCCGTACGACGCCGCGACCGCCCCGCTGGTGGCGGCGATCGAGGAGGCGGTACGGGCCGGCGAGGCGGCCGCCGCGGAGCGGGCCTGGCCGGAGCTGTCCACCGCCAACCTCCGCTTCCACCAGGCCGTGGTGGCGCTGGCCGGCAGCCCGCGCACCGACGAGCTGATGCGCGGCGTGCTGGCCGAACTCCGGCTGGTCTTCCACGTGATGGACGACCCGCGGCGCTTCTACGCGCCCTACCTGGTCCGCAACCGGCAGATCGCCGAGACGCTGCTGGCCGGTGACGCGGCCGAGGCCGAGCTGCTGCTGCGGGCCTATCTGGAGGACTCCCGCGCCCAGTTGTCGGCGGCGTACGCCCAGCGCATCGCCGGGAGCTAG
- a CDS encoding LamB/YcsF family protein — protein MSNPAAPAVIDLNADLGEGFGRWHLTDDEALLSVVTSANVACGFHAGDPSTMRRVCALAAERGVVIGAQVSYRDLAGFGRRAMDVPPDELADEITYQIGALEVFARAAGARVGYVKPHGALYNRCVHDAEQAAAVVAGIRAAGGRLPVLGLPGSRLHGAAEEAGLPVVGEAFADRAYTGRGTLVPRREPGAVVHDPDAVVKRAVGLARDRTVGALDGTRIAVAARSLCLHGDTPGAAELARRVRAELTSAGVRVRSFV, from the coding sequence ATGAGCAACCCGGCGGCCCCTGCCGTCATCGACCTCAACGCCGACCTCGGGGAAGGCTTCGGCCGCTGGCACCTCACCGACGACGAGGCCCTGCTGTCCGTCGTCACCAGCGCCAACGTCGCCTGCGGCTTCCACGCCGGCGACCCGTCCACCATGCGCCGGGTGTGCGCCCTGGCCGCCGAGCGCGGGGTGGTGATCGGCGCCCAGGTCTCCTACCGCGACCTGGCCGGCTTCGGCCGCCGCGCCATGGACGTGCCGCCCGACGAACTCGCCGACGAGATCACCTACCAGATCGGCGCGCTGGAGGTCTTCGCCCGCGCCGCCGGCGCCCGGGTCGGCTACGTCAAACCGCACGGCGCGCTCTACAACCGCTGCGTCCACGACGCCGAGCAGGCCGCCGCGGTGGTCGCCGGGATCCGCGCCGCGGGCGGCCGCCTGCCGGTCCTCGGACTGCCCGGCTCCCGGCTGCACGGGGCCGCCGAGGAGGCCGGACTCCCGGTCGTGGGCGAGGCGTTCGCCGACCGCGCCTACACCGGCCGGGGCACCCTGGTGCCGCGCCGCGAGCCGGGCGCGGTGGTCCACGACCCCGACGCGGTGGTCAAGCGCGCCGTCGGCCTGGCCCGGGACCGCACGGTCGGCGCGCTCGACGGCACCCGGATCGCGGTCGCCGCGCGCTCCCTCTGCCTGCACGGCGACACCCCGGGCGCCGCGGAGCTGGCCCGCCGGGTCCGCGCCGAGCTGACCTCGGCCGGGGTCCGCGTGCGGAGCTTCGTATGA
- the pxpB gene encoding 5-oxoprolinase subunit PxpB: MTPDEAEAAVGGARRATPTALPVGEHGLLIELARAEDTEALHAELLRRAADGRLPAVREIVPAARTVFLDGLADPGALAAELPGWRIPPPAADDRPAVEIPVHYDGPDLADVAALWGVSPGEVVRLHAATTFRVAFCGFAPGFGYLTGLPERLHVPRRETPRTRVPVGSVGLAGPYTGVYPRSSPGGWQLIGRTEAVLWDPRREPAALLAPGTPVRFAPRDAAVPAPRTAPSRPARVCEESAR; encoded by the coding sequence ATGACGCCGGACGAGGCGGAGGCGGCGGTCGGCGGGGCCCGGCGGGCGACGCCGACGGCGCTGCCGGTCGGCGAGCACGGGCTGCTGATCGAACTGGCCCGCGCCGAGGACACCGAGGCGCTCCACGCCGAACTGCTGCGCCGTGCCGCCGACGGCCGCCTGCCCGCCGTCCGCGAGATCGTGCCGGCCGCCCGGACGGTCTTCCTCGACGGCCTGGCCGACCCCGGTGCGCTCGCCGCCGAGCTGCCCGGCTGGCGCATTCCGCCGCCGGCCGCCGACGACCGCCCGGCCGTCGAGATCCCGGTGCACTACGACGGCCCGGACCTCGCCGACGTCGCCGCGCTGTGGGGCGTCTCCCCCGGCGAGGTGGTCCGGCTGCACGCCGCCACCACCTTCCGCGTCGCGTTCTGCGGGTTCGCACCCGGCTTCGGCTATCTGACGGGGCTTCCGGAACGCCTGCACGTCCCGCGCCGGGAGACCCCCCGCACCCGGGTCCCGGTCGGCTCGGTCGGCCTGGCCGGCCCGTACACCGGGGTCTATCCGCGCTCCTCCCCCGGCGGTTGGCAGCTGATCGGCCGCACCGAGGCCGTCCTGTGGGACCCCCGGCGCGAACCGGCCGCGCTGCTCGCCCCCGGCACGCCCGTCCGCTTCGCGCCCCGGGACGCCGCCGTGCCGGCCCCGCGCACCGCGCCGTCCCGCCCCGCCCGCGTCTGCGAGGAGTCCGCCCGATGA
- a CDS encoding biotin-dependent carboxyltransferase family protein, whose amino-acid sequence MTDRALIVVRAGALTTVQDLGRPGHAHLGVPRSGALDGPAHRLANHLVGNPASAATLETTLTGCAVRLRGAATAAVTGAPCPVTVDGRPAPWGAPFHVPAGAVLEAGPATHGVRSHLAFAGGVRPEPVLGSRATDLLSGLGPDPMADGAVLPLGSPYGPPAAADVVPHAGPAAELVLPFLPGPRDAWFTSEGLRTLTAGRFRVSAASNRIGLRTEGPPLERARDGELPSEGMPLGALQVPPDGLPVLFLHDHPTTGGYPVVGVVPERFLAAAAQAAPGTPVRFVRLGRRPGAGAATATVARPG is encoded by the coding sequence ATGACCGACCGCGCCCTGATCGTGGTCCGGGCCGGCGCGCTCACCACCGTCCAGGATCTCGGCCGGCCCGGCCACGCCCACCTGGGGGTGCCGCGCTCCGGTGCGCTGGACGGGCCCGCGCACCGGCTCGCCAACCACCTGGTGGGCAACCCCGCGTCGGCGGCCACCCTGGAGACCACCCTCACCGGCTGCGCCGTCCGGCTGCGCGGCGCCGCCACCGCCGCGGTCACCGGCGCCCCCTGCCCGGTGACGGTGGACGGCCGGCCCGCCCCCTGGGGCGCCCCGTTCCACGTCCCGGCCGGCGCCGTGCTGGAGGCCGGGCCGGCCACCCACGGCGTGCGCTCCCACCTCGCGTTCGCCGGCGGCGTCCGCCCCGAACCGGTGCTCGGCAGCCGCGCCACCGACCTGCTCTCCGGCCTCGGCCCGGACCCGATGGCGGACGGCGCGGTGCTCCCGCTGGGGTCCCCGTACGGGCCCCCGGCGGCGGCCGACGTGGTCCCGCACGCCGGACCGGCGGCCGAGCTGGTGCTGCCGTTCCTGCCCGGGCCGCGCGACGCGTGGTTCACCTCCGAGGGGCTGCGCACCCTGACCGCCGGCCGGTTCCGGGTCTCCGCGGCCTCCAACCGGATCGGGCTGCGCACCGAGGGCCCGCCCCTGGAACGCGCCCGGGACGGCGAACTCCCCAGTGAAGGCATGCCGTTGGGGGCGCTCCAGGTGCCGCCCGACGGCCTGCCGGTGCTGTTCCTGCACGACCATCCGACGACCGGCGGCTACCCGGTCGTCGGGGTCGTCCCGGAACGCTTCCTGGCAGCGGCGGCGCAGGCGGCGCCGGGGACTCCGGTCCGGTTCGTACGGCTCGGCCGGCGGCCGGGGGCGGGGGCCGCGACGGCGACGGTGGCGCGCCCGGGCTGA
- a CDS encoding hydantoinase B/oxoprolinase family protein — translation MTGRWEFWIDRGGTFTDVVGRRPDGRLVTNKLLSHRPERYRDAAVAGIRLMLGLGPDDPVPAERVSVVRMGTTVATNALLERTGEPTVLLITEGFRDALRIAYQNRPRIFDRRIVLPEALYARVIEVPERIGARGESVRPLDREPVRRELRRAHADGLRSAAVVLLHGYRHPAHEQAVAALAREAGFTQVSCSHEVSPLMKLVARGDTTVVDAYLSPILARYVDEVAAQLPGIRLLFMQSNGGLREAGHFRGKDAVLSGPAGGVVGMVRTAAEAGGPGPDGGFDRVIGFDMGGTSTDVSHYAGEFERIFDSEVAGVRMRAPMMHLHTVAAGGGSVLHFDGRRYRVGPDSAGADPGPACYRRGGPLTVTDANVMLGRIQPDHFPAVFGPDGDQSLDAATVRTRFAELAARAAAETGDDRGPEDVAAGFLDIAVLNMANAVKKISVQRGRDITRYALVSFGGAGGQHACAVADALGVATVVVPPLAGVLSAYGIGVADATAMREQAVEERFDEPGAIERVRAVCDGLARQTRRELLGDGVPAASLTTRARVLVRYAGTDSTLGVPLGEPAAMAAEFVRAHRERYAFTMDKPLVAEAVSVETRGAAGGAADYCVRRGSRSGELTAAATVRTYAGGRWRDTALYRRGDLRPGDTLTGPAIVAEADATTVLDPDWRATVGERGHLLLTRTRPRPGRTAVGTEADPVMLEVFNSLFMAVAEQMGVRLENTAHSVNIKERLDFSCALFDAAGNLIANAPHIPVHLGSMGESIKEVLRRRGTDLRPGDVYAVNDPYHGGTHLPDITVVTPVFAPKGPSGSELLFLVASRGHHAEIGGITPGSMPAFSRTVQEEGVLFDNWLLVRDGRLREAETRELLGSGPYPSRAPDANLADLRAQIAANEKGIHELRRMTGEFGLDVVRAYMRHVRDNAEESVRRILTRLPDGHCRYETDSGAEIHVALTVDRAARSAVLDFAGTSPQQPGNANAPRSVVMAAVLYVLRTLVAEDIPLNSGCLEPVEVRIPEGSMLAPVFPAATVAGNVETSQAVTGALYAAMGVQAEGSGTMNNLTFGNDRVQYYETVASGSGAGDGFDGADAVQTHMTNSRLTDPEVLEWRYPVRVDGFALREGSGGTGRWHGGRGAERRLRFLEPMTVALLSGHRRVPPYGMAGGGPGALGANSLERADGSREELRGCDTAEVGVDDVLVIRTPGGGGYGAA, via the coding sequence GTGACCGGACGCTGGGAATTCTGGATCGACCGCGGCGGCACCTTCACCGACGTGGTGGGCAGGCGGCCGGACGGGCGCCTGGTCACCAACAAGCTGCTCTCCCACCGCCCCGAGCGCTACCGTGACGCCGCGGTCGCCGGTATCCGGCTGATGCTGGGGCTCGGCCCGGACGATCCGGTGCCGGCCGAGCGGGTCTCGGTGGTCCGCATGGGCACCACCGTCGCCACCAACGCCCTTCTGGAGCGCACCGGCGAGCCGACGGTGCTGCTGATCACCGAGGGCTTCCGGGACGCGCTGCGGATCGCGTATCAAAACCGGCCGCGGATCTTCGACCGGCGGATCGTGCTGCCCGAGGCGCTCTACGCCCGGGTGATCGAGGTGCCCGAACGCATCGGCGCCCGCGGCGAGTCGGTCCGGCCGCTCGACCGGGAGCCCGTCCGCCGGGAGCTGCGGCGGGCGCACGCCGACGGACTGCGCAGCGCCGCCGTGGTGCTGCTGCACGGCTACCGCCACCCCGCGCACGAGCAGGCGGTCGCCGCGCTGGCCAGGGAGGCGGGCTTCACCCAGGTCAGCTGCTCGCACGAGGTCAGCCCGCTGATGAAGCTGGTGGCGCGCGGCGACACCACGGTCGTCGACGCCTATCTCTCGCCGATCCTCGCGCGCTACGTCGACGAGGTCGCCGCCCAACTCCCCGGCATCCGGCTGCTGTTCATGCAGTCCAACGGGGGGCTGCGGGAGGCCGGCCACTTCCGGGGCAAGGACGCGGTGCTGTCCGGTCCGGCGGGCGGGGTGGTCGGCATGGTGCGGACCGCCGCGGAGGCCGGCGGGCCGGGCCCGGACGGCGGCTTCGACCGGGTGATCGGCTTCGACATGGGCGGCACCTCCACCGATGTGTCGCACTACGCGGGCGAGTTCGAGCGGATCTTCGACAGCGAGGTCGCCGGGGTGCGGATGCGGGCCCCGATGATGCACCTCCACACCGTCGCGGCCGGCGGCGGCTCCGTCCTGCACTTCGACGGCCGCCGCTACCGGGTCGGCCCCGACTCCGCCGGCGCGGACCCCGGCCCGGCCTGCTACCGGCGCGGCGGCCCGCTCACCGTCACCGATGCCAACGTGATGCTCGGCCGCATCCAACCCGACCACTTCCCCGCGGTGTTCGGGCCCGACGGGGACCAGTCGCTGGACGCCGCGACCGTCCGCACCCGCTTCGCGGAGCTGGCCGCCCGGGCCGCCGCCGAGACCGGGGACGACCGCGGCCCCGAGGACGTCGCCGCCGGCTTCCTGGACATCGCGGTGCTCAACATGGCCAACGCGGTCAAGAAGATCTCCGTCCAGCGCGGCCGGGACATCACCCGCTACGCCCTGGTGAGCTTCGGCGGCGCGGGCGGCCAGCACGCCTGCGCGGTCGCCGACGCGCTGGGCGTCGCCACCGTCGTCGTCCCGCCGCTGGCCGGGGTGCTCTCCGCGTACGGCATCGGGGTCGCCGACGCCACCGCGATGCGCGAACAGGCCGTCGAGGAGCGCTTCGACGAGCCCGGCGCGATCGAGCGGGTCCGGGCGGTGTGCGACGGCCTCGCCCGGCAGACCCGGCGGGAACTCCTCGGCGACGGCGTGCCGGCGGCGTCGCTGACCACCCGCGCCCGGGTCCTGGTCCGCTACGCCGGGACCGACTCCACCCTCGGCGTGCCGCTCGGCGAACCGGCCGCCATGGCCGCCGAGTTCGTCCGCGCGCACCGCGAGCGGTACGCCTTCACCATGGACAAGCCGCTGGTCGCCGAGGCGGTGTCGGTGGAGACCCGGGGCGCGGCGGGCGGCGCGGCCGACTACTGCGTCCGACGTGGCTCCCGATCGGGGGAGTTGACGGCCGCGGCGACCGTCCGGACGTACGCCGGCGGGCGCTGGCGGGACACCGCGCTGTACCGCCGCGGCGACCTGCGGCCCGGCGACACCCTCACCGGGCCGGCGATCGTCGCCGAGGCGGACGCCACCACCGTCCTCGACCCCGACTGGCGGGCCACCGTCGGCGAGCGCGGCCATCTGCTGCTCACCCGCACCCGGCCGCGGCCCGGCCGGACCGCCGTCGGCACCGAGGCGGACCCGGTGATGCTGGAGGTCTTCAACAGCCTCTTCATGGCCGTCGCCGAGCAGATGGGCGTCCGGCTGGAGAACACCGCGCACTCCGTCAACATCAAGGAGCGGCTGGACTTCTCCTGCGCCCTCTTCGACGCCGCGGGCAACCTGATCGCCAACGCCCCGCACATCCCCGTCCACCTGGGCTCGATGGGGGAGTCCATCAAGGAGGTGCTGCGGCGGCGCGGGACGGACCTGCGGCCCGGCGACGTGTACGCGGTCAACGACCCGTACCACGGGGGGACGCACCTGCCGGACATCACCGTCGTCACCCCCGTCTTCGCCCCCAAGGGCCCCTCGGGGAGCGAACTCCTCTTCCTGGTGGCCTCGCGCGGCCACCACGCCGAGATCGGCGGCATCACCCCCGGTTCGATGCCCGCGTTCAGCCGCACCGTCCAGGAGGAGGGCGTGCTCTTCGACAACTGGCTGCTGGTCCGGGACGGCCGGCTGCGCGAGGCGGAGACCCGCGAACTGCTCGGCTCCGGGCCGTACCCGTCCCGCGCCCCGGACGCCAACCTCGCCGACCTGCGGGCCCAGATCGCCGCCAACGAGAAGGGCATCCACGAACTACGGCGGATGACCGGGGAGTTCGGGCTGGACGTCGTACGGGCCTACATGCGGCACGTCCGGGACAACGCCGAGGAGTCGGTGCGCCGGATCCTCACCCGGCTGCCGGACGGGCACTGCCGCTACGAGACGGACAGCGGGGCGGAGATCCACGTCGCGCTGACCGTCGACCGCGCCGCCCGCAGCGCGGTGCTGGACTTCGCCGGCACCTCCCCGCAGCAGCCCGGCAACGCCAACGCGCCCCGCTCGGTGGTGATGGCGGCGGTGCTGTACGTGCTGCGGACCCTGGTCGCCGAGGACATCCCGCTCAACAGCGGCTGCCTGGAGCCGGTCGAGGTCCGCATCCCGGAGGGCTCGATGCTGGCGCCCGTCTTCCCGGCCGCCACCGTCGCGGGCAACGTGGAGACCTCCCAGGCGGTCACCGGCGCGCTCTACGCCGCGATGGGCGTCCAGGCCGAGGGCTCGGGCACGATGAACAACCTGACCTTCGGCAACGACCGGGTGCAGTACTACGAGACCGTGGCCAGCGGGTCCGGCGCCGGCGACGGCTTCGACGGGGCGGACGCCGTCCAGACCCACATGACCAACTCCCGGCTCACCGACCCCGAGGTGCTGGAGTGGCGCTACCCGGTCCGGGTCGACGGCTTCGCGCTGCGCGAGGGCAGCGGCGGCACCGGCCGCTGGCACGGCGGCCGCGGCGCGGAGCGGCGGCTGCGCTTCCTGGAGCCGATGACCGTCGCCCTGCTCTCCGGCCACCGCCGGGTGCCGCCCTACGGGATGGCGGGCGGCGGCCCGGGCGCGCTCGGCGCCAACTCCCTGGAGCGGGCGGACGGATCGCGGGAGGAACTGCGGGGCTGCGACACGGCCGAGGTCGGGGTGGACGACGTGCTGGTGATCCGGACGCCGGGGGGTGGGGGGTACGGGGCGGCGTAG
- a CDS encoding SGNH/GDSL hydrolase family protein: MTPPFAALGDSLTEGLGDPVAGGGWRGWAALLAAALGERPGDVPLVNLARSGALADDVVREQLPRARELAPRFASLLVGANDTLRAAFAIERVAAALDRAHGTLSADGAVVLTACLPDPGRMLGLPAPLARPLARRMRAVNTVVHAVSARYGGVHLHLAEHPWVAERATWSVDRLHPAERGHRLLARGFHDLLAARGLAAGPPPPLALDGPPPTRAGAALWMATRGTRWVADRCTDLLPGLLALAVRECRYGLAGSGRLLDAAAERATRSALAALTEPGGAATMAG, from the coding sequence GTGACGCCCCCGTTCGCGGCCCTCGGCGACTCGTTGACCGAGGGGCTCGGCGACCCGGTGGCGGGCGGCGGCTGGCGGGGCTGGGCGGCGCTGCTGGCCGCCGCGCTGGGGGAACGGCCGGGCGACGTCCCGCTGGTGAACCTCGCACGCAGCGGGGCGCTCGCGGACGACGTGGTGCGGGAGCAGCTGCCGCGGGCCCGGGAGCTCGCCCCGCGCTTCGCCTCCCTCCTGGTCGGGGCCAACGACACCCTGCGGGCCGCGTTCGCCATCGAGCGGGTCGCCGCCGCGCTGGACCGGGCACACGGCACGCTGAGCGCCGACGGCGCGGTGGTGCTCACGGCGTGTCTGCCCGACCCCGGGCGGATGCTGGGGCTGCCCGCGCCGCTGGCGCGTCCGCTGGCCCGCCGGATGCGCGCCGTCAACACCGTCGTGCACGCGGTCTCCGCCCGCTACGGCGGCGTCCACCTCCACCTGGCCGAGCACCCGTGGGTGGCCGAGCGGGCCACCTGGAGCGTGGACCGGCTGCACCCCGCCGAGCGCGGCCACCGGCTGCTGGCCCGCGGCTTCCACGACCTGCTCGCCGCCCGTGGGCTGGCCGCCGGCCCGCCGCCCCCGCTCGCCCTCGACGGGCCGCCGCCCACCCGGGCCGGCGCGGCGCTGTGGATGGCGACCCGCGGCACCCGGTGGGTGGCCGACCGCTGCACCGACCTGCTGCCCGGCCTGCTGGCGCTGGCCGTACGGGAGTGCCGGTACGGGCTGGCCGGGTCCGGCCGGCTGCTGGACGCCGCCGCCGAGCGCGCCACCCGCAGCGCGCTGGCGGCCCTGACCGAACCGGGCGGCGCTGCGACAATGGCGGGGTGA